The Pseudoalteromonas rubra nucleotide sequence GCAATAAGCAATGGTGAAGAGGATGCGATTGCAGGCGGCTCCGAAGTGAAAGAATCATTTTTGGAGATTTCAGTCCCACTGCTAAACGACTTACCCTATGCGCAGTCAGTAAAAACGGACATGGCACTACGTTATTCCGATTACCAATATTTTAATGCAGAAACCACCTATAAACTCGGCTTAACCTGGCGTGTAAACCAACATTGGCTACTAAGAAGTGTGCGCTCCAGCGCTTTCAGAACTCCAACCATTACCGAACAATTTGGCGGCACCAATGTTGAAAACCTCATCACGATAGACCCCTGTGAAGGTGCAACGGGTCAGATATTGGTTCACTGTACAGCTGAAGGTATACCCAATGATTTTGTGCAGGACGGCTCAACCATCAGAACAGGGGTTGGCGGTAACCCTGGCGTTGGGCCGGAAACAGCCAATACCATCACGTTAGGGGTCGTATTTCAAAATGCACTGGTGTCAGCTTCTTTAGACTACTTCGATATTAAAGTCGATAACGCCATCAATGCTGTTTCTGGTTCGAACATGTTGCGCCTTTGCTACAGCGACCCGACAACCTACAGCGCCTATTGTGACAGCTTTTCAAGAGACCCTATTACACATCAAATCACAGCGCTTGAAAAACGCCCGATGAATGCAGCGAGTGAACACGTATCCGGGATAGATTTGAACATTCGTATCGACTCTGCACATCAGGCGTTTGACTTCCGATTTGTCTGGGATACCACCCGCCTACTGAAACATGACAATACCGCTTTTGCCGGCGCAGAAACAGAAGTGTTACTGGGTAAAATCACCTCAGACAGAGGCAGCTTTAGCAAATGGAAATCGAATCTCACAGCCCAATTCGACATAAAAAAGTGGCAAGGCACATATCGCATTCATTATATCGGCAAAGCAGAAGATGAAAATGGTGGCGGGCCTATTGGCGCTGAGGTACCCAGCATTATTTATCATCATGCTCAAATCGGTTACTCGGTGTCTGAGACACTTTCTGTATCTTTGGGTATAGATAACCTCTTTGACAAACGCCCCCCCTTTTTAACGTCATGGAACGATGCCAACACCGATGTGTTTACCTATGACACGGTCGGACGGCGCGGCTACCTCAAAGTCAATTATCAATTTTAGCCTTGTTTGGGTGACAAGCCGATCCTTGTCACCCAGCCATGTCGTCATATGCCCTTCACATCCTACCTGTACAAATTACCTGTAACGGCATATCACATCCGTTGTTAAAATTAAGCTGAACCAGGCAAAACAAGGACAAAAACATGCCATCTGCTTTAATTGAAATAGGCTTACCCATTGCGCTAATCCTGATCATGGCTGGCGTCGGCCTGAGTCTGACACGTGCTGATTTTCAACGCGTCTACCATCAACCTAAGAGCTTTTTCATCGGAGCAAGCTGTCAGCTTATTTTACTCCCTGCGCTTGCTGTTACGACCATTGCATTGACCGGGTTAAGTGGCGAACTGGCCATAGGTTTATTTATTTTGGCTCTGTGCCCCGGTGGCACAACGTCCAACCTTTACACTTATTTAGCAAAAGGGGATGTTGGCCTGTCGGTGTCTTTAACCGCGGTTGTTGGCTTTATAACCCCTTTTACTCTCCCCTTTCTGGCCGCCTGGGCAATCGGCTATTACGGGCAAAACAACACCTTACTTGAGTTTCCGGTACTCAAGGCCTGGTTACAACTCATTGTGGTTGGAGTTATCCCCGTATTAGCAGGAATGGCCATCAATGCCAAATGGCCTGAATTTGCAAAAAAAGCCAGTCCGTATATCAGTCGTTTCTCTGTTGCAGTATTACTGCTGGTGATAATCAGTATCTGTATAAAGCTTGAAGACAAGCTCGTCGATTATCTAATTCTGGCAGGGCCTGCGGTGATCGTACTTAACCTCGTTTCTATGCTGGCAGGGTTTCTGGTAGCCCGCACGTTCTTGCATCAAGTCACGCAAACCCGCACCATCACACTGGAAGTCGGATTGCAAAATGGTACGCTCGCTCTGTTAGTGACCACAGGCTTATTAGGCAATGAAGTGATGTCTATTGCACCAAGCATATACAGCTTGTTTATGTTTATCAGTGCAGGTTTATTTACTGCATGGGCAATTAAACAACATAAGCAGGTTCATCATTGATAGCAAATTGAGTGGATGACACTGACTGCCCGCAGTTGTTAGTAACTGAGTATACAGGACAAAACCAGAAACCTAATTGGCAAATATTCTGAAGGATACACAGAACCAGTTGCCGCCTAAACATAACAGGACGTCGATACCTAAGCGGGCTATATGACGGTGGATCAATCCGGCTAGCCGCAAGCTGTGCGATAAACAACATCGTGCAGAGTTCCTTCAGTTACAACTCTCAACTAAAGATTGAAAAACGGGATAACAAAACCTCACAGATACTGCTACTTCATGCAGCAAGGTCGTCAACCTTTAGCACTTTAATTATTCAGTTAATTTAAGGTGACCAATGTGCTCGCAGTTCTCAACTTAGGCGTGCCCAGCGCCAAGTTGAGATCCAGTATATTACTTGAAGAGCTAAGCATACTTAGCGACAAGAAGGGATTTAGACGACGCATACCAACCGGCACCCCATGCCTTGCTTCTCGCCTTACTTCGCCAGACAGCGAGTCAAATCAAATAATGGGCGTAATGCCCATGTAATATTAATTCTTCTCATTTTCATCCAAGCTCTGCTCATGTTTTACACCCGTATTCCTGCAATATCGAGGAGATTTAAACAGCGAATGTAATATGGCCAAGGCGAATATCATTAATGCAAGCCCAAACCTGCTCTCGGTTAACTTGAATTCGGCACTTGAAAACCATGTGATTAAGGCCGGTGACTCGCTTGCAGATGACAGGGAAAGCCAAACTACGGTTTTTACTTTTTACGCTTGGTCAGCACAAGTTTCCAGTCATTTAAACAGAGACGTATTTGCGGCAAACGGTAATGACAATACTTTGTTGATATTTTCAACCGCGTTCGAGAGTTATCAAGCATACCGCATTGTCTCGAATGTATCTGTCAACTTGGAGATTTGTGTCTACGTGTATGGCGACTGGGTTGTTGGAACTGACCAGTTTGGCAGCACCAAAGATATCTTAGTTGAAAGGCTTTCTCAAACCGAAGCGACTAAGTTACTTGCTGCTTTACCCTCTCATATTCTCAACAACAAACGGCCACGGCTTTTGATACCTGGCAGTGAACCGACCAGCTTCATTAGCTATTGAAATGAGTATATTAATCAATCGGCAATTATCGATTGCAAGCAACCACGGTCTCAGACCATTTAATATAAAGGACATAAACATGGCTACAGCAAGCTTTATCAACTCAACAACCAATACCATTCAAGTACGCTTAAACGATGGTGAATTATACACCCTGGAACCCTTTAGTGTTATCACCAGTGATGCTGGTCAACCTTCAGTTATAAAATCCCAGGCGCACCCTTACCCGATAAAAGCCCGGGACGACAGAGATGTCTTTGGCGCTGATAATCGTAACAATACTTTGGTTGTTACCTCTGATGCCGCGGCCTCATCGAGCCGCTACACCATTACCACCAACAATACTCGCTTACTCAACTTGAATCAGTATTACTTTATTTTTCAAGATCAAGTGACTGGAGAAGACCAAACCGGTTCTACAGACGGTATTCATATCAGTCGTGTTAATTAATACCTGATTTAATCTCGATTTCAGTCAGAGAAAATTTGGACCTACCAAACGGCAGTTTTTTAACTGCCTATTTTTATTAAGGACCCCCCATGGCCAAGCGTACTTTTGTAAGCCCTAGTGAAGAAATTCTTGATCTTGATATTCCCCTGGAAACCGATAACCGTCGTAGCTTGGATAACGAACATGCTGGCCATGAATTTGTTTTGCAGCAATCCCATCCAGATCAGCAAACCGCTCTCTATCTCTTCAACCCGCTTGGTCAGCAAAAGGGGCACCTGTATTTTTATTATTTTGGCCACGGCAGCACTGCACCATTAGCTGAGTTTTCTTTGGCAGACAGTGAAGATATATCTGGTTGCTACGTATTTAGTAATGACCTGGTTGCGCCTGACCAACTCCTGACCGAGCTGGATAATAGTGACGACATAATTACAACGGGCCTGGGAACCTCGAGACTTGCCTGGCGATTGGCGTTCGATTGTGACGAGCCTGATGAAAGATATAAAACGCTGCAAACAACTAATGTCGGGGCAGTCTTTGAAGATACTTTTTTTGCGGTAGATGCCGGTGGCATAGAAGCCGGTCTGAGCAATCGCTGGGGGTTACTGCTTACCCGACGTGCAACGTTAACACTTGACGCGAAGATGCAGCAATTTGTCATCAACAACCCCAAAGAAGGCCAGAAAATTGCGGTACAACTACAACAGCAGGAACAACAGATAGACATTGGCAGCAAGCCGGAACTCATCAATATTCCACTTAGCGGTGACCGTTGTGGTGCAATGGTGTTTGACTGGCAATGGAGCCACTATCAACTCAATCAATATTTTAGCGGCGAATTAAAAATGTTCTTCGGACATGACGCTGACATGGCGAGCACCATCAATTACCCGCTTTTTACCCCGGCTGAACAGCAGGCTTTGACCAAGAATAATCTTAATTTTAAAGTGTTTTTTCAGCAACTGGCCCCCTTAGATGGGCGAAGAACCCGAATGGTATTGCAACCGGATGCCACTGAGCAGGTCGATATATCATCCTGTTACTTTAACAATACAGCAAACTCTGCTGTTCCCCTGAAGCCGTTAATAAGCACTGAACTTGAAGCTGCGGCCGGATTTGCCTGGGCCAGAAACAGTCTGACTGATAACACCCCTTATTATTTATGCCCAGTAGGCCACTACGAAGTCGGCTCGAACGACGATGCGCTTTCAAACTCGTCTATCGCGTTACGCTGTGGCGTGTCTGCCAACGAATTTTTTCTATTGAGTAAAGGCGATATACTAGCGTTTGAAGTTGGCCTACCTGCTTTTGTCAACATCGATAAAAGACAAAATCCGG carries:
- a CDS encoding bile acid:sodium symporter family protein, with the protein product MPSALIEIGLPIALILIMAGVGLSLTRADFQRVYHQPKSFFIGASCQLILLPALAVTTIALTGLSGELAIGLFILALCPGGTTSNLYTYLAKGDVGLSVSLTAVVGFITPFTLPFLAAWAIGYYGQNNTLLEFPVLKAWLQLIVVGVIPVLAGMAINAKWPEFAKKASPYISRFSVAVLLLVIISICIKLEDKLVDYLILAGPAVIVLNLVSMLAGFLVARTFLHQVTQTRTITLEVGLQNGTLALLVTTGLLGNEVMSIAPSIYSLFMFISAGLFTAWAIKQHKQVHH